The region tgatcaatagtttttctttcgtttgattttctacactcgatcgctatgcaacgcgaaacacgcaatttgacccaagaggaatgtgaccaagcggtagttttgcgagaagaagggtggacatacacaagaattgcagaaaggtttggagtttcccattcaagtgtgtccagaatgttgcagtgattcagggagacaggtatgaatgtccgaagaccaggacagggtagaccacgggaaccaactgccattcaagaacgttacttgagagtttattcgttgagacaacggtttgcaaccgctcgcctccttcaaaatcagcttgagcaaactcatggggtgcaaattagcactcagacaataagaaatcgcctcagagaatatgatttaaggcctcgtgtcgcggcaagaggcccagctcttaccccagcccatcgaagggcgcgtttggattttgcgagagagcatatccattgggaagaggctgattgggaaagagtgcactgagcatatcttttatgtggacgtctgtatacaagggaacgttgatcacaatggtagaggcagaatctagactcatctgtgaagggaactcttttccaatcagcctctttccaatggatatgctcactcgcaaaatccaaacgcgcccttcgatgggctggggtaagagctggacctcttgccgcgacacgaggttTAGTGtttttcgcattgaaaaatgaTGGTTGTCAGAACTGTtacacaaatttgacagataatagatgaatCCGAATACCAAcatttaataatgaaatataaccatgaaatttgtgtgaaactgcttttgttctacaaggtatagcagaatgaacggatttgccataGAATTAgactatttatatttatcaaataAGGAAATGGGTAAATAAGATCAATTGAGAAATTAAAGTGTATTTGTTCAAAAAAGGACAACTTACTTGCATAGCTTGAGCTTCATCTCTCCTTTCGTCCTCCGTATTCATGGTAACGAAACGAAGAACGAGTAAATTCAGAGAAGCTGCTACAATGGCCAATCCGAAAAGTATAAATATAAGGGCGAACATTACATATTCAGGCTTTTTACTCAAAGCGTTATCTTTCTGTAGTGCCACCTaggaaaataatcattttataTGTATTGTGAATGATGTTATATAACAGAGTTGGTTATGAATATTGTATCAGTTCTTTTCAGAATTcactaagaaaaaaaattgtatatcaaATCTGGCCcacaaattttccatttttcttaCCATATCGCCGAATCCTATCGTTGTTAGAGTAATAAAGCAATAGTAAACGGAGTCGAAGTAACTCCATCCTTCATATCTTGAAAAAGCTGCTGCTCCTCCAGCTATTGTCAGTGAGCTCAACGTTGTCACAACACATATGAGGTCCAACTCGGAAGCGTTCGTTTGACGGCAGTGTAAAGAAGACTTTACAGATCTGATGATGACGCTGAGGGAATAAATGGAGGACTATATTTCAAGAAGCTGCAagaattttttcagtatttttcgaCAATTTGGTTTTACAGTGCCAttgttgaagaatatttttttcggccataactccagaacgcctgaagctatcgctttgcgaccccagattttttcatgaaaattcaatgaaattgctatttctgttgagaaaattctctcataatattgaaatttcggagaaaaatgaacaaattacGAACTTCtaacttagcgccccctatcggaAGCaactaaaacaaatttatcatgagtatatctTTTCCTTAATCAAAAAGATGTTATCTCtcaaacgagatctaatttgctcaaaaatgttgagccaaaatgaaattacaggcatttcaatcagtcagatttctcccttccacctacccttatttgatgtcgtaaaatcgaaagtgacaattcaaaaagatagagaattttccaaggattacagtgatgatattttttcttcaactttatatgaaacattttcgagtgaaatttatttttctactcgacggtagctatgaCGCCCcgtagcggtagaggtatgaacttcaaaacaatttccagtgtgttttcttgtacactttagtggtaaaaattttcacCGCAAgtttctacgatgagtggatcctgagatacagccgcttacctcgcttaattgcccaccctgtatatagttgGGACAGACCACACCACTGGGTTAGAAAAGATTGGCGTCAGAAAGAAAAAACATGGACTTTGGAAAAAATAATGTCCTTAACGCTTTAGTTAGAAGAGTCTAAAAATCATACTTGATGAAAAATcaggcttaatgaagcaatttgtaaaggctaTCAGGGATATTTGActgcccacaaataagacaaattcaatgaatcaagttgaacgagaagcttggacattatttgtttcaattgtagaaaattttctaggcaaacataaagctcaaaactatgttgaaatggttaacaagattcTTATTAGTTACgaatccttagggtgcaatatgagtattaaaatacactgtttacacagccacttagaccgttttccagaaaatttgggAGACacgagtgaggaacaaggtgaaaaatttcaccaaaatattaaagttatggaggacagctacaaaggaaaatgggacttgcacatgatggcagattactgctggagtttaaaaaaggactgtttgaaaaaacattcaagaatgtcgccaAAAAGAAGCTtccgaagtgttgagtgactatttgatttcttcaatgtttttaatTGTTTGTAAGTAGAacataatattgttttttgtataactaaaatgaaaattttgtatactacacttacggatgagttaaaataatgtaacttatatatctctaaaattgtatcttgaaaatttgaCCTCCTCcgtaaaaatgaatacgttatttgaattcaggacattcaattgatatagaatcagcacAAAAActtcgacaccaaaacagctgtttccTTGTGTAATAGAAAATACCCTATGGAATAGGAAAAAGCAAGTCCCTCAGGATAAAATCTCAGATAGACAACATCAACGATTGGGTACTGAACACGAATGTTCAGTGAAGTGATCATAACACCCCAATGGCAGTGGTCCAAATCGTGAAGCTCGTTAAGGATAGAGCACAACTGGGAAAAGGAAACCCAGAAAGACCTCGAAAACGCTGGATGGATGAAATCTACCTACATGAGATGAGTTATGATGTGCAACAGACATTGTGCCTATAGTTGTCTGcataattgtttttttcgttgttaaattttttggcTATTGCCATGCGTAACCCCCGATGGAATATCAAGCACCCCGGAGATTAGTTTGTCACTATTTGGAACCCCTGCACTAGATGATCAACTATCACCTCCAGAGGAGGGATTCAGGTCAATATTAGAATAAATACACGAAGGAATATCAGGAATGAGTGGTACATGTTTTAATTATgtgacaaaaataaatattcaacgttTTAAGGAAATAACTAAAGGATTTGGATAACATTCCGATTCcacgaaaaaaattaggaaactaATCAAGGCACTTTTCTTTCACTATAACTTTTATAAAGAATAATGATTAGGGATCAAACAGTATACCTGCTAAGTTTATTGACTCTTTCTCCAATGCTTTGGAACATGACGAGGCCAAGAGGAATCCCCACCATTGCATAAAACATAGTGAAGAGTTTTCCACCTACTGTGGCTGGAGTGGAATGACCGTAGCCAATGGTTGTGAGCACCGTGGTAGCGTAGTAGAAGGCCCCTGTGAATTTCCACTGTTGCCCGGCCCTGTGTGGTTCAGATTTCAGCACTATCGTTTCCAAGATACGAAAATCTTCGTTGCTTATGTTGTATTTTTTTCGAACTATTGCTTGGATTTCTATAATGAGGGAAAGCAGTTAGTAAGTATGTAATTAAACCTATTGGGctaaatgttcatttctaaaatataggaaaatttcaataacttgTTTGAATAAATACTGAAAGCAATAAAAACAACTATTTAAACTCTCAAAAAATGCATTAATTTCCACCTTACCAAAAACAGGAGGATTTTAGACATATACAGTAAAAATACAAAAAGCAAGAATGCTATATGACATATTTTAAAATTGCTTCCTGTAATGTAGCAATACGTCTACtatttactaaaaaaaaattgtttgaaaattcgACGTGATCCTTAAAAAGAGTCATAGCAGAGGTCAATTGCAACAAATTAAGTTCAGTCAACTAGAGGTCAAAAGTGGATTACGAAGCTGCAGGTGTTTTACGATTTTGCAGAGAATATCTGAGCTTTTCCCTAAAAGAATGAATGTGAAAATTCTATTGATACTTTCTTGAAAGCTGAAATATGGGTTCACTTCAGACAAAAACTTCGACCAAATTTCATACATTCTTAGAAATAAATCTTGCTTAGTcacctatgttttttttttttttttgaaagactTTGTATCAGTTGTGTATTACTCGAAATAACTTCAGTGAACTTGGCGTACAGACTAGATAAATGTAGATTAATGCCTCGAAACTTTCGACGAAGTATTTCGATCGAAACCAAAGCATTCAAAAGTCGTTGTTGCATGATTCGACAAATACTCAAAGGCTCTCTAGGTGTAGACACAATCAGAAACCGATCTTGTGCATGAGTGGTAGATCTTGGGCGTCCACTTCTAGATATTTTGGTCACGTTTTCAGTTTCTCGATATCGATGGATGAGTCGGGAAACTACGCTTTCactaacttgaaaaaaattcgcaACATCTCTCTGATTACGTTCCGCCTCAATCATACCAATAGCCTTATTGGCTTTATCCGCACTGAGTTTACGTCTAGCTATTTATGCAaaagaaattttcagaattcgaaTCAAAGTTGATTATAAAAACGTGAAACAACAACTGACCTAAAATTCTTAGTGAAGCCCCTTTTTCACGGTGATCGTAACTATCGCGATAGTACCTATCGAATAGTTTACTTGCGGTGACAGTTGCTGCGATAATTACTCTCAGTATCACACTATTATGATAGTACTATCACCGTAAAAATGAGCCTTAACACAAACGACTAGAAAATGCCTGAAACTGAAAAAGTTATCAAACAAAGAGCAAAAACACCATTCAGATATAAGAAAGTAAACATCTTATTTCTGATAAATGAACATTTGGTAGATAAGAATCGGAAGCTTTGGAAACGGTCACAAAATTCTTGAACTTCCACAATTTTTGTGGAGCAGTATCCTTGCAGAATTCAGATAAtcatttgtaaatttttttcatctagaatattctttttttgaaaggaatataataataatattcatacaaGAAATGTTCagatacgaggcgtgtattttaAGTAAGGCctccaaggccattgtatcgccgcaagtagcgctagatgaaatccggcaacactgttgtatacgttaggcCCCCCCTCCACCAATTgacacctggtggagctcattaggacgctcagtcttgacgtagcagccatttgcaaaaaaaactccacctatagaaattcatcgtcaattggaagaagtgtatggtgataaatgtatggacgtgaaaaacgttcgaaaatggtgtagagaattttctgctggtcgactaaacgttcacgacgaggagcgcagcggcaggccgtcacactcggacgaaacagtgcggaaagttgaggcgcATGTGCTGAATGATCGCAGGTTGACTCCTaatgagttggccgaaaaactccaagatgtgtgcagttgagactctattcattcaattttggtgaaAAACCTGCAATACCGAAAATTGTCAGCCAGGTGGGTCCCGAAAATGCTTACCCCGGAGCACAAAGTCAAACAACTTCACTCATTATGGAATTTGGTTGGGATGTGTTAAACCACCCTCCTTATAGTCCCGACGTCGCCCCAAGTGACTTCCTCATGTTTCCTGCTCTTAAAAAACATCTAGGAGGAATGAAATTTGCGaacgatgaagaagttcatgaagcggtcatttcgttcttgcgcgaggcggcgggatcgtggttcgaggaggggatacaaaagtttgtcgtacgaatgaggaagctcatcgaagtgaatggcgattacgAAGAAAAATAGCTTtgatttcaagctttacagcaaagaacaaaacttagtaaataaatgttatttaatgtgaaaaaaataaatggagacctcactttaaatacacgcctcgtatatAGGGTGATGCAAAACTTCTGTTTATGAgacactcaaataaaaaaaaaccacaacGTAAAGCATCGATAACTGCTCAATATGCAATACCATTAGTGGAAAGATCTATGTCTTATTTACCTTGAAGAACAATCTTCCTTTGATTCTCTGTCTTAGACTCGAGAGCATCAAAAACTGCTGCCCCGACAAGTAGATATGTAAACGTACAAACGATGAGAGATAACGTCCGAACGTTTTGCTTCTTCATTCTCTAGCGCGCATCATGCTGGGGCTGGGAGGCTCCCTCGCCGCTAGCTGCCTTCTGCGCGCCATAGCCAAACCCGTACCATCCACATCTCTACTCCTGAAAACCAAAACAATCGAatcaaatcaatttattcaGGAGAGTAATATACAAACATGTCTTCATAAGATATAATTAATGAATCTATACTGAGGATATCGAAAACATCattgatataaataaaaaacaagaTGGGTCCAAGTACCGTTCCTTGTGGAACcccaatcaaatcaaatcaatgtATTCAGGAGAGTAATATACAAACACGTCTGCATAAGATATCACTAATGCATCCATACTGAGGATATCGAAAACATCATTGATATAAATCAAAAACAAGATGGGTCCAAGTACCGTTCCTTGTGGAACCCCAatcaaatcaatttattgaGGAGAGTAATATACAAACACGTTTGCATAAGATATTACTAATGCATCCATACTGAGGATATCGAAAACATCATTGATATAAATCAAAAACAAGATGGGTCCAAGTACCGTTCCTTGTGGAACCCCCATGATTATAGGATTCGATCCACTATGATTTCGACCAGTTAGATAATCCGTGAAAAGTCTAAGAGCTACTCCCCTAATACCCATCTGTTCCATTTTTCGTAACAATCTGGTGTTGTTTACCGTATTAAATGCTTTCCCGAGGTCTAAATATGCAGACatacattttttaattttatagcaATTTTCCAAGCACCAACTAGTTTATTTACTGCATCTTCGGTGAATCGATTTTCCCTGAACCCGAACTGACCCCGCGATAAAATCCCATTTTTTCCCAGAAAGTTTACTAatctttttcaaaagaaatccaaggtttggcaacttttgctctcctagtgtcatcagttgttttacgtcctttggcgcgcttgaagtttgttttctgaatttctgatatatttagatatttatttcgataGGTATATTTTGACTTAATATGAAAGGTTGATTCATTATGGGGCGTAAGAAGTCCGTGCTTTGTGGGGAAATGTCCTCCGAGTGATATCTTACAGGACTCGATCATTAATAACTTGACGGGTGTTGGTTTACAGATCTTCAATAGTCTGAAGATTAAAGGCATGAACACGATCCTTCACATAAAGAAAATCCCTAACTAGGAGGCACAAggtcttggtggccaattcacatcgGCGGAATGAGGATTTATCTTGCAATAAAACCAAAAAAGACCTGAAGAAATCAGGATCAGAGTGGAAAAAGCTAGAGCCACATTtactaaaatgaaaaagattttcTATGGACGGAGAAGGCAcattgagaagaagaagaagaatggaCGAGGTCTAAGCATTAAGATAAAAATTCGCCTTGTGAGATGTTACGTGCTGTCAGTTCTTTTCTACGGAAGTGTGGACATTAAATAAGATCGATACCAAAAGAATAGAGCATAGCATTTGAGATGTGGATGTACCGTAGAATACTAGGAGTATCGTGGACAGATAGAGTAACGAATTGATACTGACTAATAAAAAGCGCAAACTGCAATACCTGGGACATATTATGAGGGGAGATGGAACACATGGTTGAAGAACTTGAGACAACTGCCAATTGTTTAGATCTACTGTATCGAAAATAGGCATAAATTTGATGATAGCCAAACTTCGGAACGAAGACGGAcactgaagaagaagaaaaccaAAACAGATTATGTTGTGTGGCTTGTTGTATCATTCTGATGGAGCCACATTCTTCTCTTCTCTCTTCAAATTCCATATCATTGATTTGAGTCTAAAAAACTCGGTTATCATTTGGCTATAGCAATGAGAATTGACGGTTTTACTGacaccttcttcattttcaaataagtaCAGGATAATAACTTCGCAAGACTAAATTACACATCATACAGTGAATTTTTGAGGGTTTACATAGCCACCGAATGAAAAAGAATGGAGATGCAAATCCAGATGCAAAGTAAGCCATAGAgagccgtaagagaggcccaaagtTTGTGCACGTCGAGaaatggataaatttggatcttcttcaataGCTTTCACTTgaagcagcaatattttcagtcgAACTtgcatttcgatgatgtatggGCCTTAAGACATCTGTAACAAATCCAgtctctttgaatttttttctgcctCAACAACTGTATGCTCAGATGGACTATTGTATCGGCGATATTCAGCCTGTAATGTATCAAACGTATTCATTACTACAGAATCATTAATTTTGTAGTAAGTTTTTACAAGTTCAGCACTAGATTAACGATCCATATTGTTAAATGGCTAACCTTCAACTAAACATAGGACTCTTCGGATGCCATTTCAGTTTGTCACATATGATGAAATATATCGACAAATATAATATCgacaaatataatattttgaataattcccaGCATGGCTTCAGATCTGGCCGTTCAACCCAAACGGCAGCTGTTCAATTCACTGAATACATATACGAATGTCTTGATAACGGGTTTCATGTTGCTGGATTGTTTTTTGACCTTTCAAGAGCTTTTGACAGTCTCTCTTTTGACTTTATAATAGAAAAATGTTATAACTTGGGTTTCAGGGGTATATTTCGGGAGTGGTTGAGGAGCTATCTCGCGGGAAGGGCAGCAAATGTCAAAGTCGGGGATACTCTATCATCTGAGTACACTTTAAAATTAGGAGTATCACAGGGATCCGTCCTTGGACCTCTGTTGTTCCTTATTTTTATCAATGACCTTCCTGCAAGTGTGAAAGATGAATTGTTCAGTTTTTGTTCCCAAAACGAGTTACCATCATTCTCGAAGATGtgtttaattattttgtttgctGACGACACATCGTTTGCTGTTAGGGTTTCTTCTTTCGAAGAGCTCCAAATATTGTGCGAGTTTCTACTTGATTGTTTTGTAAAATGGTGCCGTACAAATAATCTTGTAATTAATATCGGAAAGACTGaatgtattcatttttcattgggTAAATATAGTAAGAAACTCGTTCTTCAACATCTAGATACTGTAACCACATCTAAAGATTGTGtaaaatttcttggaatttttctggatgaaggTTTAAGATGGTCCAGTCACATTGATTTGGTCTGCGGTGAATTGAAAAGTTCATTTTTCGCTATAAGTAGAGTAAGACACTTGTTTCTCATGTCATCGTTGATCAATATTTATTACAGCTTAGTATATAGCCATATATCTTACAACATCCTACTTTGGGGAAATTCTTCAGAGGTTAGTAGGgtctttattattcaaaagCGGATTCTGCGCATGATATTTGATATAACAACAAGGACGTCTTGTagaccagttttttcacaaaatgGTATTCTCACGCTGTcttgtattttcatttataaaaccTTATTATATATTAAGGAAAAAGAAAATAGCATCACAAAATTATCAAGCTTTCATAATTACCATACAAGAAGTGGGGGAGTGCTGTTTGTGCCAAAACAcagaacaacaaaatttgaaatgtcgccCACATATCAGGgcataaaattgttcaatcatttaccttccCATATTACGTCTCTGAATCTTAGAGAATTGAAGGCCAGTGTGAAAGCTTTATTGttaagaaattgttattatactgtTGGTGAATTTTTAAACGATACATTTGATAATTATTCATgttaacttttttcttttttttttttgtgacttaTCTCACTCATAATTGTATGTCTTATGAGATcaataaacgattattattattatttttattatgtgattGAAACAGGGCTATGAAATGGATATCATGGATAACCCAGTACAATCATAGCCGTCTTTATTATACAGTATGGTGCAACGAAAACTTAACTCCTAGATTTTccggctttaaaatgaaaatgtggaaaatggCTCGAACCCATCAATTTCTGTTTCGaaggggaacaacttttccgctcttAGCATCCCCATAACTGTAACCCTCCAAAGGGGATGAGTGCAACCCCTTGATGAGAGGTGTTACGATACCTCGTTGTGAAGACCTTATCGAGTACACTCTGATCCTGAAAtgtcgcttcaaaatatccatcgataacgaaatgtaaaatagtggaagagtacTTACTACTACTCGtaaatacctttgaaatgtgtcggatacgaataatattcccgagataaattccacattgcctctttCGCTATTTACTCTGTTgtttcattatcgatggatattttgaaggaaaattttGAGGTCAGATAGTACTTGATACGATTTTCAAAATAagttatcgcaacacccctcatccctattcaaaatcaaagggTTGTGCTCAACCCCTTTAGGGGGTTGAAGTTAAGGGATGAAGAAAGCGTAAAAGTTATTCCCCCTCGTGTCAGAAATTGACAGTTTGccacattttcaattcaaagtcgaaaaatcgaggtgttaagttttcgttggaccaccctgtataaagactATACACATCCTCTCTCTCGCCACTATGAATCAGAGTTAGAAAAACGTTGCTAAGGTATTTTGCTCGAGTCTATCTAATTAACcacaatacaaaataaatagtaattaatattcataaatatatgtttatACACTGTCAATAAATTTCTATCGAGTAAGGGTCAGAACAATACGAAATGCTATCTATTCACCTCTCAATTGGAGTAAACATAACTCGCCGTAGTGGcctttaaaatatttttaattcactTATCGCGGGTTTGGAGACAGACatagtttcaaaatttgattagaaattgaaaatacactaattatcaatttcattaataatgaGTTATCTTGTAAAATAGTTGCCAGTATTTGTGAAATGgtaaagaatatttcaaaggtCAATACATGATCATTCATAAAGTCCCTGTACTTTTGTTTTCATAGCTAAAATCTTGAACTGTTAATAAAACttaaaatataaaatgattcataaaattgtaacaattgtGATCCTTGATAATCCAGGGCAGCTCAGGCCTTCTCTGTATTGCATTTATTTAAGTCAAGCTTTCAATACTAAatgaattttccatgaccatttCATTATCATCATTTTTTCTAGAACACTACCTTGATCCAATTGTCATGCATCgcttttttatttgataatatttccatttattgatattctaaattttcaaattgaaatacagaAGAAcgtgtaaaaaaaaatctaaatggcatgttatttattttctcatcaaaatgtaaaaatttcaaagaaagagAAATTcgtcaatgaaataattgagatgcgATTGATTAACCTTTCAAATTTCATAGTAATATAAAccaaaaactataaattttttcatgaaaaaaaaaaacagtaatttaattttgaactgCAATACCAAACtctcttccaaaaattgaaagaatcgattCAGCCAATTCCTCACACAaccaaaatgaatctgcactgaagaacctagtgaaAAAGGAAAGATTGTGAAGCATTGCTGGTAATCGATTGGCTTGAGTTCTTATGTTAACTGAACCTTTGAAAAACCCTAAGACCtaagtttttatgcaaaaaacgGTGTAATCCCAGCAAACCATGTTGTTATATGCGCCTTCCCGTTACATAACATCCCTAAGAAATGAGGTATATACCTGATACatctcaaaactaatgtatctgatacataacatttcatatatccatgaaattatttgacttattcatatatcatatatgtaacattgttatattactgaagttacgtatatgatacatcttCCAGCATCCCTAAAAACAATATAACTCTGATATCTACTAGTGTGTAATATAGTtacatatcatatatgtaacattcgcaatatatattttacattgCTAATATTATGTAAAAGCTATGTAAATATAGCATATTCATGATATATTACTCAGATCTATACAAGTACCTACTCTTATAATACATAACCTTTATTAAAGTTGAACTGTTTAGAGATTTTTGCCAGGACTAGTGCAGTGAAAAGTGATATGCATTTTCTAACTTTTGATTGTTAGTTAGAAGTGatgaactataataataataatattcaatattctttgatttttcatcaattccggATTACTTTCATCGTGGAAATATGTGAGATAAGAAGTGAAAaactgtaataataatattcaacattcgaTGATTTTTCACCAATTCCAGATTAGTTTCATAGTGAAAATATGTGAGGTAAGTGAATATAAGTATACTTCGACAACGTAACTACATTTAGATATATAAATGCTGTTGTATGTGCCTTTCATTTTGCTTTTGTACTTGCATGCCTGTTAATAGCATAGGTATATTTGCTGCATGTTTTTGTGGATCGTTAATGGAATGTATGCATGGTTTCtgtcttcttcattcaaattatatgcattttgatatttttcctttttatggTAATTTGCATTTGGGTGTATATAGTTCTGAAGTAATACCACAATTGTTTTATCATCTAAATAAGAAGTATCTGAATAGTGCGCTAGTTTTTACTACTTAGACTATTTTTCTGCTATACTTTATTTATGTTTGTGATGTATATACCTATGTTATTCTCTGCTATtcgtgaaattaaaacatctagaTTTCATATATGCACAA is a window of Harmonia axyridis chromosome 2, icHarAxyr1.1, whole genome shotgun sequence DNA encoding:
- the LOC123673178 gene encoding two pore potassium channel protein sup-9; its protein translation is MKKQNVRTLSLIVCTFTYLLVGAAVFDALESKTENQRKIVLQEIQAIVRKKYNISNEDFRILETIVLKSEPHRAGQQWKFTGAFYYATTVLTTIGYGHSTPATVGGKLFTMFYAMVGIPLGLVMFQSIGERVNKLSSVIIRSVKSSLHCRQTNASELDLICVVTTLSSLTIAGGAAAFSRYEGWSYFDSVYYCFITLTTIGFGDMVALQKDNALSKKPEYVMFALIFILFGLAIVAASLNLLVLRFVTMNTEDERRDEAQAMQALAGAVHLEGDVITANGSILSGQFGHHCTETTSLEIEETSVCSCHCGCFAPRTKNRFSMKRSPTQVRHLLPVLPMHELHLPQGTVVPPPAIYPNHRASI